Genomic window (Chryseobacterium bernardetii):
GTATTCATGAGAGCACCTATAGTTAAGCTGTCTTTCCAGTTTATTCCGACAAACTTTGCGGTGAGGGCGCTTCCTGCAAATTTTCCAATAACGGCCGTTAGAATAATAAATCCGGCGGTCATCCAGAGGTGGCTGTCATTCAGTAAGCCGATTTGAGTACGAAGTCCCGTAAAAACAAAGAATAAAGGAAGGAGGAGTACTAATGCCACATCTTCTACTTTATCAATAAACAAAGTACGGAATTTAGTATTTTCCGGCATGATGGCTCCAGCCATAAACGCTCCGAATAAAGCGTGGATTCCGATTACCTCGGTAATATACGATGACAAGATCAAGGTCAGGAAGAAAATAGCCACCATCGGTTTGCTGATCGTACTTTTTCCAGCCTGAAGATCCCCGATTCTTTTCAGGAACGGTCTTACGATTTTAATCATCAGAAATACATAAGCAACTGCCATAATGATAACATAGATGGAACTTGTAAAAGAACCTGCTTTTACGATAGCAATTACAGCTGCAAGAATACACCAGGCCGTAATATCATCTGCCGCAGCACAGGTAATAACGATGGTTCCAAGCTTGGTTTTCTGAAGATTTCTTTCCTGAACGATTCTTGCCAATACCGGAAAGGCCGTAATACTCATAGAAATGGCTATAAATAAAGCAAAAGAAGTAAACTGAATACCCGCAGGTGAAAATTCCTGATAAATAAAATAAGATAATCCGATTCCGAGAGCAAAAGGAATGATGATGCTGGCATGGCTTATCACTACAGCATCATGTGCTTTCTTTCTTAAAACACTCAGATCCAGCTCCATTCCTACAATGTACATGAATAGAATGAGTCCTATCTGGCTCAGGAACTGTAAGTTTCCTAATGATTCTTTAGGAAAAAGAAATGCTGAAAATTCAGGAAAATACATTCCTACAAGAGAAGGTCCCAAAACAATCCCCGCAATCATTTCTCCAATTACAGAAGGCTGTTTGATCTTCATACAGATCCATCCGAACAGCCTTGCTGTGAGAATAATGGTAACAATCTGCGCCAGTAATAATGCTAAAGGGTGGTGGAGATTCGTTTTAAATGATTCCTGGAAGTTGTCCCAGGTAGATCCGGTACTTGTTTTAGTAACAATATTCTCCTTGATCTCCAATGTCTGCCCTTCAATAATAAAGAAGTACATCAGACAGGAAAAGACCGCTATGGTAATAATGTAGAAAATTAAATTTCTGTATTTCCCCCAATTCATGATTCCTAATATTTTGATGCAAAGTTGGTAAGAATAAATTGAGATTAAAATACCTTCTTTTTAAAATGTAATGAATATGGTAAAAAATGTAATAAAAATCTCAATAGAGAAAAAACTCTCGCAGATTGTGCAGATAACGCAGATTTTTATAGATTTATCAATGCTATTTTGTAAACAGCTCCATTAATGAACTTTTGTAAGCATCACCAATCTGGAGCTTAAGGAAATGATCATCTTCAGCAGGAATAGTAGTAATAATTTCGTTGGTTCCCAATACCTTAATGGAAGATAATGCAATGATCTCTTTTTTATTAACCTGTGCAAAATCTTTGGATGGAAGCATTTCCAGAAGGGTTTTAAAATTAAGATTCTTTAAAACGATCGTGGTTCCGTCATTGAGAATAATATCCTTATCGCGGCTGTCAATTTCTGAAGTTTTGATGTAAGCAATTTGTTCCGTTAAAATAACGGTTTTCCCGATGTTGCTGTTCCACTCAATAAAGGGTTTCTTCTGAGTGGTACTGATCTGTTCCTTGGCCTTTTCAAAAGCCTGGATCAGGCGCTCTTTTTTGACCGGCTTTCGTACATAATCAACCACATTCAGGTCGAAGGCTTCTGCCGCATATTCTTTATAAGCGGTAGTGAAGATGATTTTTTTGGAACCGGAGATGATTTCTGCGACCTGAAGCCCAGTCATTCCCGGCATTTCAATGTCCAGGATGCATAGATTACAGTCCAGGGAATCAATTTCATTCAGGAAGATTTTAGGATCATTGAATGCTTTTATCACTTCTACATCGTCAATCTGTTCGCATAGAAGTTTCAAATAGCTGATGGCTAATAATTCATCATCCAGAATAACGCATTTTATCATAGAATTCTCCTAAATTGATTTTTAATTCTGCAGTGAAGATACCGTTTTTTGAACTTTTTTCCAGGTGGTAATGGCTGTTGTAGATCATTTTTAATCTTTGATCCAGAGACTGGCTTCCAAAACCGCTTTTTTCCTTTTCCAGACTATTTTTTAAAGAAGCTTTATTGCTTACTTTCATGGTAAATACTCTGCTTTCCAGTTCTATAAAAATGGAAATGAAGGAATCCTGAGCCAGAAAATCAGTATGTTTAAAAGCATTTTCAATAAGATCAACGGAAATAAGCGGGGCAAAAACCTTTTCTTCATAGATAGAATCCGTTTTATCGATCTTGAATTTGATCCTGAAGTCGAAGAGAGGATTCACCTTAATTTTATTGATCTCAATAAGGCTTAATGCGAAGTTGAGTTCTTCTTTTGGGCTTACGTATTTATTGTTGCTTTCGTATAAAATATAATCCAGCACATTCGCCAGCTTATCCAGAGACATATAGGTCTGATAAGCGTGGGACTGAACAGAGTTAAGGATATTTTTAAAAAGATGCGGATTCAGTTTGGTTCCTATATGCTCCAGACGGACCTCATTCAGTCTTTGTTCTATAATTTTGTTGGCTTCTGAAAGCTTGGTATTTTTCTGTTTAAGCTTCTGGTTTTGACTAAACAGATAAATACCTGTTGTAAGGAAAAAGAAAATGGCAAACACTCCGATGAATATCAGATAATCATGAATCATGTAGTAATTGCCTTCCATATACTTGTTTTTTTGAAACTATCTTAGCTTCTTAAGTGCGTTTATCGTTACGGTTTCCTCACACTTTTCAAAAGTGATCTCGTAAGACGGATTTTTTTCAGGATACGTCAGAAGATAGTCAGGACATGGCTTCTTTTGTGCATGACTTCTGTCGAAATCCACTTTCCCGTTGGTGATGATGCTGTCTTTTACAAACTTTTCATCAATTTTATAAGTAGCCATAGCAGCTTTAGCTTCATCAGAATATTTGAATTCTTTAGAAAGAGATTCAGCAATTACTCTGCTGTTAGGTAGATAACCACTGCAGCTTGCGCCTTTTTTGTTTAATATAAAAAATACGATAAGCAGCCCCGGAACGAAGCCTATTGCATAAAATTTAAGTTTTTTCATTTAGAAAATTAAAAGATTGATATCGTGGTACGTAAGTCCGAAACGGTCACAGATGATCTTTTTAGTATGTCTTCCTTTATACATATATAAGCTCTGCTTCATTTCATTTTTGCGGATCAGCATGTTTTCAAAGCCGCCCTCTTCGTCATAATTTAAAATATAGGAAAGGAAGAAATTTGAGATAGCCTTTGTAGTGGTTCTCGGCATTCTTGAAGTAAGATTCGGAAGTCCGCAGTGGATTACACCATGCTTGATAACATAAGGATCTTCCATGGTGGTTAACTCCGAGGTTTCAATAACCTTGCCGTTGTCTATGGTAATATCGATAATAACACTGCCTTTTTTCATTTTCATCACCATATCCTCAGTCACAATAGGGGTCATATTTAATCTTGGAAGCGCTCCAATCACTACATCAGCACGTCTTAAGCTTTTGCTGAGTTCTTTAGGATCGATGATGGAAGTAGGCACACGGCTGTCTACCATGGTATGAAGCCTTCTTAATTTTGATAATGAGTTGTCGAAAACTTTTACACTTGCCCCTAAACCGATAGCGGCTTTGGTGGCGAATTCACCTACAATCCCAGCTCCAAGGACCACTACTTCAGCAGGTCTTACCCCTGTAATTCCACCAAGCATTAACCCATTGGAAAGCGCTAATAATTCTGAAGCATATAAAATAGAAACAGTTCCTGCAATTTCACCGATTAATCTTACCAATGCAAGCTGTTTGTATTCATCCACGATAAATTCAAAGGCAATGGCATTTATTTTTTTCTCTGCAAGTTTAAGGAAGTATTCCTTGTCTCTGAGGTTGATCTGAAGTGCTGAAACCATATATGTATTAGGCTTCATATAATCTATTTCATCCAGAGTAGGAGGGTTGATCTTCAGGATCAGATCCTGCCCGAATGCTTCTTTAGGATCATTGGTAATTTTTGCCCCAGATTCGGAATATTGTAAATCTGTAAAAAATGAACCCTGTCCGGCCCCGGATTCTATGATAATCTCATGGCCGTGCTCTACCAATACCTGTACGGCGTCCGGAGTAATGCAGGTTCTCCTTTCGTTAAGACAGGTCTCCTTAGGAATTCCAATACTGAATTGTTTTCCTTTCTTTATAACCTCCAATTTTTCCTCTTTCGGCATCAATTCTTCTTCTGTGAAAGGAGTAAAAATATTTGTACTCATCCTTAAATTAAATTATGTCTTACAGATTGTTATTTTAATACTGAATTAATAAGCAAAGATACATAATATTTACTCGAATGAAACTTCTCTGTTTTCACCCGTATTCACAATACTCATTGTGTGGTAGTTGAGCCCGTAGAGCTCTTCCTCATATACTTCCGGCCACTCAATGATGCACAAAAAAGAATTGTCAAGATATTCTTCAATACCAATATCATACACTTCTTCGATGTTTTTTAAGCGGTAAAGATCAAAATGGAATACTTTCCCTTTGGGAGTATTGTATTCATTAACGATGGAATAAGTAGGAGAGCTTACTTCATCCGTACTTCCCAGATTTTTAAGTAAGATTTGGGAGAAAGTGGTCTTTCCTGCACCCAGATTTCCTTTTAATAAAAGGATATTATGTTGTAATTGAGGAAGAATGCTGTCAACAACTTCCTGCCAGTCTTCAATTGTATGTATAGTGAACTGCATAGGCTGATTTGTCTGCAAAAATAATGAATAAGTTTTAGAGTGGAAGCTTTTTGGGGGAATAGAGTGGGAGGGTATGGGTGTTTTAGAGTGAGAGAGTGGGAAAACATTGTTTTTAAAATTTTTGAGCTATTAAGGCTTTTCAGGGGATAAGAAGAGTTAAGAATATAACTAAAGCTATTGATGAAGCGGTATTTCTTATTCATCTTGATGAGTCTTGACTTAATTAGATTCTGTTTTTCTTAATAATTTAACGCTGGTGGGAATGTAATTTTATTATTTTTACTCATAAGAATTACAATACAACTCTTTCCTCAAATTTTCCAACTTGGATAAAATACTTAATTTTGCAGCATGATTTCTAAGCAGACAATAGACAAAATTTTCTCAACGATACGGGTAGAAGAGATAGTGGGAGAGTACGTTCAGTTGAAAAGAGCGGGGTCTAATTATAAAGGACTCAGCCCGTTTCACGATGAGAAGACTCCCAGTTTTGTGGTGTCTGCCAGCAAGCAGATCTGGAAAGATTTCTCCACCGGAAAAGGAGGAACTGCCATCTCTTTCCTGATGGAAATTGAGAACTTTACCTATCCCGAAGCCCTGCGTCATGCTGCCAAGAAATACGGAATTGAAATTGAAGAAGATCAGCGTGAAATTTCCGAAGAAGCCAAACATGCCCAGACGGAAAAAGATCTGCTGTATAAAATTCATGAAGTGGCCAATACCTATTTTCAGGAAGTCCTTTGGGATAATGAAGAAGGTAGAAGCATAGGATTATCCTACTTTAAAGAAAGAGAGCTTAGAGATGACATTATTAAGAAATTCCAGCTTGGATATTCTCCTGAGCAAAAGAATGCGTTTACAGCATATGCTTTAGAAAAAGGATATTCTAAAGAGATTCTTGAAAAATCAGGACTATCTATTTTCCCGGAAAACACGCCAGCTGGAGTTGACCGATTCCGTGAAAGGGTAATTTTCCCAATCCATAGCTTTTCCGGAAGGGTTTTAGGTTTCGGTGCCAGAATTCTTAAGAATAATGCAAAAACAGCAAAATATCTCAACTCACCGGAAACGGAGATCTACCATAAATCCAATGTTCTTTACGGATTAAACCAAAGTAAGCAGGCTATTTCAAGAAAGAATGGCTGTCTTTTGGTGGAAGGGTATATGGATGTGATCTCACTCCACATGTCCGGTATTGAAAATGTTGTGGCAAGTTCCGGAACTTCACTTACCACTGAGCAGATCAAGCTGATTAAGAGGCTTACGGAAAATGTAACAATTCTCTTCGATGGTGATAATGCAGGTATAAAAGCCAGTTTCCGAAGCATTGATATGCTTTTGACGGAAGGAATGAACATTCGTGTTCTGCTTTTTCCTGATGGTGATGACCCGGATTCTTTTGCCAGAAAACATCCGCAGGAATATGTAGAAAAGTATATTGAGAATGAAGCGATGGATTTCATCGACTTTAAAGCGGAAATTCTGTTGAGGGATGTAGGAAATGATCCTATTAAAAAAGCAGAGGCCATCCGTGATATTGTAAAATCGGTGTCCTTTGTACAGAACGCGCTGAAAAGGGAAGTATACCTGAAGGAGGTATCCAATAAATTCGGACTTTCTGAACAGAGTCTTTTCAACGAGCTGGATGTCCAGAAACAGATTACGCAGAACCAGACTCATCATGTTCAGCAGCAACAGAAGGAAAAAGCTGCTCCCAAGCTGGAGATTGTTCCTCTGGATAAGGAAAAGGAAGATCCTTTTCTGTTTGATGTACTGTTTATGGAAAATAAGCTGGTAGATCATATGCTGATGTTTGGAGATGTTGTACTGAAAAGAAGAGATGAGAATAATGAAGAATATCAGATCACGGTCATTGAAGAAATCCTTCATCACTTTGAAGAGGAACAGTATACATTTTTAGTCAAAGAAAATGAGATTATCATCAACCAGGTGAAAGAAGGAATTCAGAAAGATGAATTGAGAAGTGGAAACTTTTTTGTATCTTTTATGGATGAAGAAATAACCACAAAGGTAGTGGATGCACTGATTCCTTTGGATGAACTGGAAAACTGGGCTTCCAGAAATATTTATCCGCCCAATTATGGAGATAAAGTGGCAGACCAGATCAAAGGAGATATCTTGCTACATAAATACAGATATATTGATTATCTGATTAAGGAAACAGCAAAAGAACTGGATCAATATAGTACCACTGATGAAGCAAAGTATTATGAACTGATTAAAAAGATAACCCTGTTGAAGCAGGCTTCCATCAGATTAAGTAATATCATTGAGTATTCGCCCATCAAGGGCATCTATGTGGATAGGAAAAGATAATGTAAAGACAAAAGGATTCAGTATTCTGTGACAAAAAGTCCTATAAAATTTTAGGAATAAATATTGTAATTTAAACTTTGAAAATATTTTTAAAATAATACATAATATAAATATGGACATTAAAAAGGAATTCAGAGATTTCTCTGTAAAACATTTAGGAAATAACGGTTTGGTTACCGATCAGTATATGGGAATGTATGGCCCAACGAATTTAACTCCGTACATCATGGAAGAAAGAAGATTAAACGTTGCTCAGATGGACGTTTTCTCCCGTCTGATGATGGACAGAATTATCTTCCTTGGAACAGGAATTGACGATCAGGTAGCGAATATTGTTACTGCTCAGCTTTTATTCTTAGAAAGTGCAGATCCGTCTAAAGATATTCAGATCTATATCAACTCTCCTGGTGGTAGTGTATATGCCGGTTTAGGTATTTATGACACAATGCAGATCATTAAGCCTGATGTAGCAACAATCTGTACTGGTATGGCCGCTTCAATGGGAGCTGTATTATTGGTGGCAGGAGAAAAAGGAAAACGTTCTGCGCTGAAGCACTCAAGAGTGATGATTCACCAGCCTTCAGGTGGTGCTCAGGGAGTAGCTTCTGATATGGAGATCAACTTAAGAGAGATGCTGAAATTAAAGCAGGAGCTTTATGACATCATTGCTCACCATTCAGGACAAACTTATGAGTGGGTAGAGAAATCTTCTGACAGAGATTACTGGATGACTTCTGAAGAAGCTAAGAGTTACGGAATGGTAGATGAAGTTCTTCAGAGAGCAGAGAAAAAATAATTGATTGTACATCATATTGAAAAACGCATCCAACTTGGATGCGTTTTTTTGTTGGCCACCAATGTTCATTATTATTGCATTCACTTTCAGGGGTTATTGTTAAAATACAATTATCATTGCATTCAAGATCAGTTTATAATCAATTTATACTTTCGCGCCATAAAAGTTTATATGAAAAGATTACTATTATCTATTTTGATGATATCTGTAGTATGGTCATGCAGTAAAGATGATGACAACACTATAAATAACCAGGATATTAATTACTCTAAATTTCCTCAGGAGTTTCCTTTTACAACGCTGGCAACAGTAAACGGAGCAGAGGTAATTAATGGCGGATTCGGTTCCGGAGCGGCAGCACATCCAACAAGAAAAGGAGAGTTTTATGTTATCACAGACCGTGGCCCGAATACTGATTATAAAAGTGGAAAGAAATTCTTAATCCCTAATTTTACTCCTACCATTATGCATTTTAAAATTAATGCAGAAGGAAAGGTGGAAGTGATTAAATATATTAAACTTAAAAACCCATCCGGACAACCTATTACGGGGCTTCCCAATCCTGCAGGACTGGGAAGTACAGGTGAGGTGGCTTATGATGCTGCAGGAAATGAACTTGGGAATGATAAATATGGGTTAGACAGTGAAAGTATTGTGGCAGCACCCGATGGTACTTTCTGGGTTTCTGATGAATACGGCCCACACATAGTTCATTACAGTGCCGAGGGAGTGGAGCTGGAAAGAATAAGCCCGATTGGAGTAAATACAGGAAATAGAAAGTTACCTGCTGTGTTAGCGAAAAGAAGAGCCAACAGAGGAATGGAAGGTCTTTGTATAACTCCGGACGGAAAGACATTGGTAGGAACAATGCAGTCAATGATGTTTGTCCCATCAAAAGCCTTGGCAACAAATAAAACTTTAACAAGAATAGTAACTTTCGATATCACCACCGGAAAAACCAAACAATATCTTTATAAACAGGATGGCGGAGCTTCCGACTCTGTTTGTGACATTACAGCATTAAGTAATAATGAATTCCTGGTGATTGAAAGAGACGGTAACTTCGGAACACAGGGCGGAATTAAAAAGGTATATAGGATCAGTTTAAATGATGCAACGGATGTAACGGGAACTGACCTTGCAGCCGTAGACGGAATGAAGGTGAACGAAAAAGCCCTTGAACAGTGCAGCTGGGATGAACTTGCTAATGCAGGAATTAAGCCTGTTTCTAAAAAATTAGCGGTTGACCTGGTTGCTAAAATAGGATATGAACATGATAAATTTGAGGGGATTGTTTATTTAGGAAATAATAAACTGGCTGTTTTCAATGATGATGATTTTGGAGTAGTAGATGATGGTAACGGAAACCCTAAAGCTAAAATCCTTCCTAAAACAGGGAAGGTTGACAAAGGAACTATGTACGTAGTCGATATTCAATAATTAGATTTTTTTAACGGAAAACGGCGGAATTTATTCCGCCGTTTTTTATGTACAGACATTGAATAATTCAATGGAAATGGGCTTTAGCCCGTTTGTAAAATAGATATAAATTCCAGTCGCTTTAGCCCAAAAAAACTATAATAAAACCCTTGAAGATTACTCCAAGGGTTTTATTTTCTATATTCTTCTCAATTAATTGAATGCTTCAATAATTTTAGAGAAATCCTCTAATTTTAAAGCAGCACCGCCAATAAGACCACCGTCAATATCAGGCTGAGAGAAAATTTCCTTCGCATTATCCGGTTTTACTGAACCTCCGTAAAGGATAGAAACCTCATCAGCAACTTCCTGGCCATATTTAGCAGCAATGATATTTCTGATATGTGCGTGAATTTCCTGAGCCTGCTCCGGAGTTGCCGTTTCTCCTGTTCCGATAGCCCAAACCGGTTCGTAAGCGATTACTACCTTTTTGATTTCTTCAGCAGAAAGCGTGAAAAGAGCTACTTCAGTCTGGTTTTTCACTACTTCAAGGTGTTGTCCGGCCTTTCTTTGTTCAAGGGTTTCTCCATTACAATAAACAGGAATTAGACCTTTATCAAGAGCTAATTTTACTTTTCTGTTACAGTGAGAATCTGTTTCTCCATGGTACTGTCTTCTTTCAGAATGCCCGATTAAAGAACCTGTTGCATCAATAGATTCCAGCATATCAGCAGAAATTTCTCCTGTATACGCACCGCTTTCATGCTCACTCATATCCTGAGAGAATACTCCAATTTCATCCTTTTCAAAAATGTCTTTAGCCATCATTAAGTATAAAGATGGTGGAGCAATCCAAACTTCACAGTTGGTAGCATTATTGTTTTTATAGCTTAGTAACTGAATCATTAATTGTTGTGCATCAATTACATTTTTGTTCATTTTCCAGTTGCCTGCAACTATTTTTCTTCTCATAAGATTTATATTGATTTTATTTTACTTTTTAATTAATCCCGCATTTTAAATCTGCGTTATCTGCAAAACCTGCGAGAGTTTTTATTATTTGTTAATTCCTTCTAATTTAAACATGAAAGCATACACCAAAGCAAGATCCTTCAGATAATCAAATCTTCCGGAAGCTCCGCCATGGCCATAATCCATGTCTGTTTTTAATAACAAAACGTTCTTATCTGTTTTCATATCTCTCAGTTTGGCTACCCATTTGGCAGGTTCAAAATACTGAACCTGAGAATCGTGTAAACCGGTAGTTACCAGAAGATTCGGATAATTTTTCTTTTCGATATTTTCGTAAGGAGAGTAAGATTTCATGTAGAAATAAGCCTCCTTATTGCTAGGATTACCCCATTCGTCATATTCGTTGGTTGTTAAAGGAATACTGGCATCAAGCATAGTATTGACAACATCTACAAAAGGGACCTGTGAAATAACACCATTCCAAAGATTAGGACTCATATTAACAACGGCTCCCATCAATAAACCTCCGGCACTTCCACCCTGGGCATATAAGTGCTTTGGCGATGTATATTTTTCTTTCACCAGATATTCTCCGGAATCAATAAAATCGGTAAATGTATTTTTCTTTTTCATCATTTTCCCGTCTTCATACCACTGTCTTCCCATTTCCTGGCCGCCGCGGATGTGAGCAATAGCATAGGCAAAGCCTCTGTCCAGAAGACTCAGTCTTGTGCTGCTGAATGTAGCATCCATAGAGTTGCCGTACGAGCCGTAAGCATACAGTAATAACGGATTGCTTCCATCTTTTTTAAATCCCTTTTTATAAACTATGGAAATCGGAATCTTCGTTCCATCCTTGGCTGTAGCAAAAAGCCTTTCGGTAATATAGTTTTCTTTATTATAACCACCTAAAACTTCCTGTTGTTTCAGAAGGATTCTTTTTCCTGTTTTCAGGTCCTGCTCATATTGAGAGCTTGGCGTAATCATAGAAGTATATCCGAAACGGAAGTTATCGGTATTATATTCGGGATTTCCTGATGGATAAACAGTGTAAGCCGCTTCATCAAATTTCAGAAAATCTTTTTTACCGGTTTTTCTGTCATAGATTACCAATTGAGAAAGCCCGTTTTGTCTTTCGCTGAATACCAGATAATTCTTAAATTCAGTAATTCCTTCCATCAGAACATCTTTTCTGTGTGGAATAAAATCTTTCCAGTTCTCAACATCTGTCTTGTTTAAAGGAGTTTCTACAATTTTAAAATTAAGAGCATCCTTATTAGTGGTGATTAAAAATTTATCCTCAAGTGGAGTAACATCATATAGGACATCTTTTATTCTAGGCTGAAAAACTTTAAATGTTCCGTTAGGGTCATTAGCATCTAGATATCTTGTTTCAGAAGAAGTGGTAGCCTGGGAATAAATCATAATGAATTTCTCATTCTTGGATTTTCCTACACCAATATAGTTGGTTTTATCTTTTTCCTCATATACAAGAGCATCCTTTGAAGAATCAGTTCCCAAAGTATGTCTGAAAATCTTTTCCGTTAAAAGAGTTTCCGGGTTTTTTGAAGTATAAAATATCGTTTTGTTATCATTCGCCCATGTGGCTGTTCCGGTTGTATTTTTAATACCGAGATCAATGGTTTTTCCTGTAGACAGATCCTTTAAAAATAATTTATACTGTCTTCGGGATACATCATCCACACCATAAATCATTTTCGTATTATCCGGGCTGATACTGAAACCTGAAGCAGAATAGTAGGAATGACCTTCAGCCTGTTTATCTACATCCAGAAGAATCTCTTCAGGAGCAGTAAGACTGCCTTTTTTCCTACAGTATTTAAAATATTGTTTTCCTGTTTCTGTACGGGTGTAATAATAATATCCGTTTTTAAAAACCGGAACAGACTCGTCTTTTTCCTTAATTCTGGCCTTCATTTCCTGGAAAAGCTTTTCTCTGAAAGGTTCTGTATCTTTCATCATGTTTTCCCAATAGGTGTTTTCAGCCTTTAAATAATCAACAACTTTGGTAGAGTCTTTTCCTTTTTTAAAATAATCGATCATCCAGTAATAAGGATCATTAACCTTATCACCATGGATTTCTCTGATGTGTTCCTGCTTTTCTGCAACAGGAGCTTTCAAATCCGGAAATTTCTGAGATTGAAATGTGGATGCACTCATTACTAATAATCCTAGATAAATTTTTTTCATGATAGTTTTTTATTTCAATGAGAATTACAATCCCCATAAGTTTTTCAGCA
Coding sequences:
- a CDS encoding cation:proton antiporter, which produces MNWGKYRNLIFYIITIAVFSCLMYFFIIEGQTLEIKENIVTKTSTGSTWDNFQESFKTNLHHPLALLLAQIVTIILTARLFGWICMKIKQPSVIGEMIAGIVLGPSLVGMYFPEFSAFLFPKESLGNLQFLSQIGLILFMYIVGMELDLSVLRKKAHDAVVISHASIIIPFALGIGLSYFIYQEFSPAGIQFTSFALFIAISMSITAFPVLARIVQERNLQKTKLGTIVITCAAADDITAWCILAAVIAIVKAGSFTSSIYVIIMAVAYVFLMIKIVRPFLKRIGDLQAGKSTISKPMVAIFFLTLILSSYITEVIGIHALFGAFMAGAIMPENTKFRTLFIDKVEDVALVLLLPLFFVFTGLRTQIGLLNDSHLWMTAGFIILTAVIGKFAGSALTAKFVGINWKDSLTIGALMNTRGLMELIVLNIGYDLGVLGPEIFAMLVIMALFTTFMTGPALDFINFIFKSKKDEGEPVDPANDSKYRVLLSFDKPESGSTLLKLAHDFTHKMNGNKSITAMNIAPVNELHAYDMNEYEESQFQNVIEKSHELNLEVTTLFKASTDIENDLTSITNKGHYDLLLIMLGKSMYEGSLLGRLLGFTTKIINPEKLLNTVKGKGNIFNNSPFDDFTLQILDKTNIPVGVLVEKDFTAADKVFVPIFNLSDFYLLEYAKRLINNNNSQIIILDAAGQIRNNIEVKELIRSIEQVAPNHITLYNEKKIEKEFLNSQDLMLISSKSWKNLIDTKSLWLSDIPSTLIISNP
- a CDS encoding LytR/AlgR family response regulator transcription factor; translated protein: MIKCVILDDELLAISYLKLLCEQIDDVEVIKAFNDPKIFLNEIDSLDCNLCILDIEMPGMTGLQVAEIISGSKKIIFTTAYKEYAAEAFDLNVVDYVRKPVKKERLIQAFEKAKEQISTTQKKPFIEWNSNIGKTVILTEQIAYIKTSEIDSRDKDIILNDGTTIVLKNLNFKTLLEMLPSKDFAQVNKKEIIALSSIKVLGTNEIITTIPAEDDHFLKLQIGDAYKSSLMELFTK
- a CDS encoding sensor histidine kinase, which produces MEGNYYMIHDYLIFIGVFAIFFFLTTGIYLFSQNQKLKQKNTKLSEANKIIEQRLNEVRLEHIGTKLNPHLFKNILNSVQSHAYQTYMSLDKLANVLDYILYESNNKYVSPKEELNFALSLIEINKIKVNPLFDFRIKFKIDKTDSIYEEKVFAPLISVDLIENAFKHTDFLAQDSFISIFIELESRVFTMKVSNKASLKNSLEKEKSGFGSQSLDQRLKMIYNSHYHLEKSSKNGIFTAELKINLGEFYDKMRYSG
- a CDS encoding DUF4258 domain-containing protein; the protein is MKKLKFYAIGFVPGLLIVFFILNKKGASCSGYLPNSRVIAESLSKEFKYSDEAKAAMATYKIDEKFVKDSIITNGKVDFDRSHAQKKPCPDYLLTYPEKNPSYEITFEKCEETVTINALKKLR
- a CDS encoding alanine dehydrogenase, whose translation is MSTNIFTPFTEEELMPKEEKLEVIKKGKQFSIGIPKETCLNERRTCITPDAVQVLVEHGHEIIIESGAGQGSFFTDLQYSESGAKITNDPKEAFGQDLILKINPPTLDEIDYMKPNTYMVSALQINLRDKEYFLKLAEKKINAIAFEFIVDEYKQLALVRLIGEIAGTVSILYASELLALSNGLMLGGITGVRPAEVVVLGAGIVGEFATKAAIGLGASVKVFDNSLSKLRRLHTMVDSRVPTSIIDPKELSKSLRRADVVIGALPRLNMTPIVTEDMVMKMKKGSVIIDITIDNGKVIETSELTTMEDPYVIKHGVIHCGLPNLTSRMPRTTTKAISNFFLSYILNYDEEGGFENMLIRKNEMKQSLYMYKGRHTKKIICDRFGLTYHDINLLIF
- the tsaE gene encoding tRNA (adenosine(37)-N6)-threonylcarbamoyltransferase complex ATPase subunit type 1 TsaE gives rise to the protein MQFTIHTIEDWQEVVDSILPQLQHNILLLKGNLGAGKTTFSQILLKNLGSTDEVSSPTYSIVNEYNTPKGKVFHFDLYRLKNIEEVYDIGIEEYLDNSFLCIIEWPEVYEEELYGLNYHTMSIVNTGENREVSFE
- the dnaG gene encoding DNA primase, which gives rise to MISKQTIDKIFSTIRVEEIVGEYVQLKRAGSNYKGLSPFHDEKTPSFVVSASKQIWKDFSTGKGGTAISFLMEIENFTYPEALRHAAKKYGIEIEEDQREISEEAKHAQTEKDLLYKIHEVANTYFQEVLWDNEEGRSIGLSYFKERELRDDIIKKFQLGYSPEQKNAFTAYALEKGYSKEILEKSGLSIFPENTPAGVDRFRERVIFPIHSFSGRVLGFGARILKNNAKTAKYLNSPETEIYHKSNVLYGLNQSKQAISRKNGCLLVEGYMDVISLHMSGIENVVASSGTSLTTEQIKLIKRLTENVTILFDGDNAGIKASFRSIDMLLTEGMNIRVLLFPDGDDPDSFARKHPQEYVEKYIENEAMDFIDFKAEILLRDVGNDPIKKAEAIRDIVKSVSFVQNALKREVYLKEVSNKFGLSEQSLFNELDVQKQITQNQTHHVQQQQKEKAAPKLEIVPLDKEKEDPFLFDVLFMENKLVDHMLMFGDVVLKRRDENNEEYQITVIEEILHHFEEEQYTFLVKENEIIINQVKEGIQKDELRSGNFFVSFMDEEITTKVVDALIPLDELENWASRNIYPPNYGDKVADQIKGDILLHKYRYIDYLIKETAKELDQYSTTDEAKYYELIKKITLLKQASIRLSNIIEYSPIKGIYVDRKR
- the clpP gene encoding ATP-dependent Clp endopeptidase proteolytic subunit ClpP; translation: MDIKKEFRDFSVKHLGNNGLVTDQYMGMYGPTNLTPYIMEERRLNVAQMDVFSRLMMDRIIFLGTGIDDQVANIVTAQLLFLESADPSKDIQIYINSPGGSVYAGLGIYDTMQIIKPDVATICTGMAASMGAVLLVAGEKGKRSALKHSRVMIHQPSGGAQGVASDMEINLREMLKLKQELYDIIAHHSGQTYEWVEKSSDRDYWMTSEEAKSYGMVDEVLQRAEKK